Sequence from the Angustibacter luteus genome:
CGCAGATGACCTACGGCGACGGCTCGGGCAACGCCCGCCCCCTGGTCGAGATCGACGTGGCCGCGCACGAGATGAGCCACGGCGTCACCGAGAACACCGCGGGCCTCGCCTACACCGGTGACGCGGGCGGCCTCAACGAGGCGACGTCCGACATCTTCGGCACCTCGGTGGAGTTCTACGAGAACAACGCCTCGGACGTCGGCGACTACCTCATCGGCGAGAAGATCAACATCAACGGCAACAACACGCCGCTGCGCTACCAGGACAAGCCGTCCCGCGACGGGACGAGCCCGGACTGCTGGTCGACCAACACCAAGAACCTCGACCCGCACTACTCCTCCGGGGTCGGCAACCACTGGTTCTACCTGGCCAGCGAGGGCTCGGGCGCCAAGACCATCAACGGCGTCTCGTACAACAGCCCGACCTGCAACAGCTCGACCGTGACCGGCATCGGCCGGGACGCCGCGTCCAAGATCTGGTACCGGGCGCTGTCGACGTACATGGTCTCGTCCGAGACGTACCCGCAGGCGCGCAACAGCACCATCAAGGCGGCCATCGACCTGTACGGCGCCTCGAGCAGCCAGTGCGCCGGTGTGGCGGCGGCCTGGTCGGCGCTGTCCGTGGCGGCCGGCTCGGCCACCTGCTCCACCACCACGCCCACCGGCACCCCGACGTCCACCCCGACGGGGACGCCGACCACCACCCCGCCGACGGGCACGAACCTGCTGCTCAACCCCGGCTTCGAGTCCGGTGCGGTGAACTGGACCGGCACGTCCGGCCCGGTCACCAACAACACCGGCCGCCCGGCCCGCACCGGCTCCTGGAAGCTCTGGATCGGTGGCAACGGCTCCGCCGGGACCGAGACCGTCGGCCAGTCGGTCGCCGTCCCCTCGACCGGGAACCCGACGCTCACCTTCTGGTTGCGGTCGGACACCGCCGAGACCGGCTCCACGGTCTACGACTCGATGAAGGCCCAGGTCGTCTCCGGTTCAACCACCACCACCCTGGCGACCTACACGAACGTGGGCACCAACGCCACGTACACCCAGAAGTCCTTCGACCTGTCCTCCTTCAAGGGCAAGACGGTCACCATCCGGTTCACCGGGACCGAGGACTCCTACCTGCAGACCAGCTGGGTCATCGACGACACGTCCCTGACCAGCTGAGCCGCACTCCTCGGCGCTGATCACGGTCAGCGTCAACGCTCGGCCCGGCTACCTCCCCGGTAGCCGGGCCGAGTCGTCCCCGCACCTGTCCTGCCCGCCTGATGGAGGCCCACACCATGCGCCAGCTCACCCTGCCCGCGGCGACCCCGCGGCGTCTCGCCCTGATCGCCGCCCCAGCGCTCGCCCTGGCCGCCGCGCTCTCGGCGGCCCTCCCCGCGTCCGCCACCACGGACGGCGTCGCGGCTGCCCCGGCCGCCGCCACGGTCGCCGCCGCACCGAACGGCTACGCCAGCACCATCGCCCTGAACAACTGCTCGGGCGCACTCGTCCGCTACCCCACGTCCGTGAGCACCGACCGCGCGATGCTGCTCACCAACGGCCACTGCTACGAGGGCGGCATGCCCGGCGCCGGGCAGGTGCTGGTCAACAAGTCGAGCACCCGCAGCGGCACCCTGCTCAGCTCCAGCGGGTCCAGCCTCGGCACCGTGCGCGCGGACCAGCTGCTCTACGCCACGATGACCGGCACCGACGTCGCGCTCTACCGGCTCAACGAGACCTTCGCGTCGATCACCTCGAAGTACAGCGCCACGGCACTGACCATCCAGGCGGCCCACCCGAGCGACCGGTCGAACATCGTCATCCCGTCGTCGTACTGGAAGCAGACCTGGAACTGCTCGATCAACGGCTTCGTGCCGACCCTGCGCGAGGACGCCTGGACCTGGCAGGACGCCATCCGCTACAACACCGGCTGCAGCACCACGCACGGGACGTCGGGCTCGCCGATCCTCGACGCGACCAGCGGCAACGTCGTCGGGATCAACAACACCGGCAACGACGACGGGGCGATGTGCACGCTCAACAACCCCTGCGAGGTGGACGCCAACGGGAACACCAAGGCGACCAAGGGCCAGAGCTACGGCGAGCAGACCTCCTGGTTCACCACGTGCCTGACGTCGTCCAACGCCATCGACCTGACCAAGGCCGGCTGCCTGCTGACCAAGCCCGCGGGCACACCGACCCAGACCCCGACGTCCACCCCGACGTCCACCCCGACGTCCACGCCGACGGGGACGCCGACGGGGACGCCGACGACCACCCCGCCAACGGGCACGAACCTGCTGCTCAACCCCGGCTTCGAGTCGGGTGCGGTGAACTGGACCGGCACGTCCGGCCCGGTCACCAACAACACCGGCCGCCCGGCCCGGACGGGTTCGTGGAAGCTCTGGCTGGGGGGCAACGGCTCCGCCGGGACCGAGACCGTCGGCCAGCAGGTCGCCGTCCCCTCGACCGGGAACCCGACGCTCACCTTCTGGTTGCGCTCGGACACCGCCGAGACCGGCTCCACGGTCTACGACTCGATGAAGGCCCAGGTCGTCTCCGGCTCCACCACCACCACCCTGGCCACGTACTCCAACGTCGGGACCAGCACGACGTACGCCCAGAAGTCCTTCGACCTGTCCTCCTTCAAGGGCAAGACGGTCACCATCCGGTTCACCGGGACCGAGGACTCCTACCTGCAGACCAGCTGGGTCATCGACGACACGTCCCTGACCAGCTGAGGGCGCCGAGGTCTACGTCCGCTTCTCGAGGCGAAGAACCCTCGAGAAGCGGACGTAGACCCACGTAACGTGATCAACGCACGGGGACGGGCGCGCAGCGGACAGCGCGCCGACCACGCGCAGCCGGGATCGGGGTCTACCGTTTGCTCGGGATCGCAGCACCGAACGGGGAGGCACCACGTTGAGCGAGGGCGACCGGCGGACGATCGAGCAGCTGAGCAGTGAACGCAACCAGGTGCGCTGGGCGCTCGAGGCGACCAGGCAGACCATCACCTCGGTCCTGGCACTGCCCGAGAACCAGGTGGGGGAGCAGGCGCGGGCCCTGCTGCAGACCCAGCTGGACGACCTGAACCGGCTCTAGCCCGATCCGCGCAACGGAGTCATGGTCACTCCTGGCGTCCGGGTGGATGATCGGCGCATGACCTCCACCGATGAGCTCCGCGCGATGGTCTCCGGGGTACGGGTCTCGGCCGCGCTGTGCGTCGCGGCCGAGCTCGGTCTGTCCGACCTGCTCGTCACCGGTCCGCGCACGGTCGCCGACCTGGCCGCCGCGTCCCGCTCGGACGAGCGGACCCTGCGCCGCCTGCTGCGGGCGCTGGCCACGGTCGGCGTCTACGTCGAGCGGCCCGACGGCATGTTCGCCGGCACCGAGCTGTCCGACGGTCTGCGTTCGGACGTCCCCGGCAGCGTGCGGGCGATGGCTCGCACCACGGCCGACCCGGCAGTCTGGGCGGCGTGGGGACACCTGCTGCACAGCGTGCGAACGGGGCGGAACGCGTTCGAGGAGCTGCACGGGGTCGACGTGTGGACGCACCGCCGCGAGAACCCGCAGTGGAACGCCATCTTCAACGAGAACATGACCGTGCTGAGCTCACTGGTCGCCGACCGGGTGGCGTCCGCGTACGACTTCAGCGGGTGCACGAGCGTGGTCGACGTCGGCGGCGGGCAGGGGGTCATGCTCGAGGCGGTGCTCACCCGGCACCCGCACCTGACGGGCACCGTGTTCGACCGGGCGCACGTCGTCGCCTCGGCGCCCAGCCAGCCGGCACCCGCGGTCGCCGGCCGGTGGTCGCTGGTCTCGGGCAGCTTCTTCGACGCCGTCCCCCCGGCCGACGCCTACCTGCTGAAGTCGGTGCTGCACGACTGGCCGGACGACGCCTGCGTCGCCATCCTGCGCACCTGCGCCGAAGGGCTCAGCGAGGACGGCGTGGTGCTCGTCGTGGAACGGGTGCTCGGCCGGACGGGCCGCGAGGTCGAGGGGGCCTTCTCCGACCTGAACATGCTGGTGCTGCCGGGCGGCCAGGAACGCACCGAGTCCGAGTACGCCGCGCTGTTCGCCGCCGCGGGACTCACGCTCGTGCAGGTCATCGACACCGGGAGCGCGTTCCCGATCCTCGAGGCCCGCCGCGCTGGCTGACAGCCGCACGACGGCCCGACGTCAGCGGATCGCCATCACCGCGCCGGCCCGCTCCCAGCGCATCACGCGCAGCAACGAGCCGGTCGGCAGCGAGACGCACCCGGCGGTGCCGTGGCCCAGGTCGACGTGGAAGAAGATGGCGGACCCGCGCCCCGGCGTCCGCGCCTCGTTGTACCCGATCACCTGGGCGTAGCCGTAGGCCGGCGTGTTCAGCAGCTTCTCGGCGCTGTCCCACCGCCCGCTCGCCGGCGTCCGCTGGTGGGTGTTGTAGAGCGAGGACGACGAGTCGTCGACCCAGACGTCCTTGGCGTCCACCCGCAGCCAGGACCCCGTCGCCAGCCCGGGGTTGCCGTTGGCGCCGAAGCCGCCCCGCAGCGGGAAGACCCCGGCGGGCGTGCGCAGGTCGCCCTCGCGCTTGCTCGCGCTCACCCCGTTCTTGCCGACGTGGCCCGAGTACGGCCCGAGCTCGAGGACGTAGTGGCTGCCGCTGCGCCGGCAGGCCCGCACGGTGGCCGAGGAGCCGGACGACGTCACCAGCACGACCTGCGTGGCGCTGACCCCGGACGGCACCGAGCAGCGCGCCGCGGCCGGCTTCGGGTGCGGCTTCGGCCGCGGCTTGGTCGGTCGGGGGCTGGCCTGCTTGACGGGGCTGGGCTTCCTGGTCGGCGTCCGGGTCGGGGTCGCCGTCGCGGTCGCGGAGGGTGTCGGGGTGGCGGACGGCGTCGTGGTGACAGAGGTCGCTGGGGTCGCGGTCGGCGTACCCACGGCCGCCTCTGGCCCGCCGTCGGCACACCCGGTGAGCAGCGCCGTCCCGGCGATGGCCACGACGACCAGGTTGCGGCGCACCGTCATCGGGCGTCGAAGTGCTGGTAGTCGGGGTGCGACCAGCGACCGCCCCAGGTCATCCCCTCGCGGGTGAACGCGCGCACCGCGGCGCTCGAGCTGGACGAGAAGACGCCGGGTGCCGGCGAGCGCCGGTGGGCGTAGTACGCGTCGGGGTAGATCGTGCCGCCGTCGGCGATGTACGGGTTCTCGAAGTCGTTGACGTCGATCGCGCTGCCGTAGGCGTGGTTGGAGTACTGCTTGCGCTCCTCCTCACCCCCGACGTAGCGGCAGTTGAACGCCGAGGTGTTGTCGGCGTCCATCGCGGCGTAGTCGTTGGCTCCTGGGCCCTTGGGGTTCTTGCCCCAGGTGGAGTCCATCGGACGCATCTGCCGGATCCGGAACTGCTGTTCGTACAGCCGCGTGAAGGCCCGCGCGGTGGCCGAGGCGACGTTCTTGTTGACCACGATCGCGCCACGCGAGCGCTTGCCGTCGAAGCCCCAGAAGTTGACCGTGACGTAGCGCAGGCCGGAGCGTCCGACCGGGCAGCCCTTGGTCCAGGAGTAGCCGACCATCCGCTGCCACACCGAGTCCGGGATCGCGGAGACCTGCGCGTTCGCGCCGCCGCCCTGGGCCGGCTGGTTCTTGGGGAACCGCACCGTGGGCTGCGCGCCCTTCGCCGGGACCGGCGCCAGGGCCGTGGGCGACGTCGACGTCGTGCTGGTCGCCTTGCTGGGCTTGGGCTTCGGCTTGGGTTTCGGCTTGGCCGTGGTCGGTGCCGGGGTGGACGTCGTCGGGCTCGGGGCACTGGTGGTGGCCGTCGGCGCGGAGCTGCTGGCGCTCGGACTGGCGGACGTGGCCGTCGTCCCAGGATCGTCCGCGCCGCACCCGGCCAGGGCGAGCAGCGCGACGGCGAGACCGGCCGCGAGGCCGGTGTGCACGGCCCTCACGAGAAGAACACCGACCGGCGCTGCATGAGCAGCGCGTACAGGGTCTGCTGGATCGTCTCGCGCACCTGGTCGGTGATGTTGAAGACCAGCATCGGGTCGTCGGCACCGCCGTCCAGGTCGGCGGTGTCGATCGGTGCCCCGAACTCGATGATCCACTTGCTGGGCAACGGGATCAGCCCGAGCGGGCCGAGCCACGGGAAGGTCGGGGTCATCGGCAGGTACGGGACGCCCAGCAGTCGGGCGAGTGACTTGAAGTTGCCGAGGATGGGGTAGATCTCCTCCGCGCCGACGATGGAGCAGGGGACGATCGGCACCCCCGCCTGCAGCGCCGCGGACACGAAACCGCCGCGCCCGAACCGCTGCAGCTTGTACCGCTCGCTGAACGGCTTGCCGATCCCCTTGAAACCCTCCGGCCAGACCCCGACGAGCTCGCCGGAGCGCAGCAGCCGCTCCGCGTCGGACTGGATCGCCAGTGTGGTGCCGGTCTTGCGCGCGAAGGAGCCCACGAACGGCGCGGCGAACACGAGGTCGGCGCCGAGCATGCGCAGGTTGCGCGACGCCGGGTGCTCGTCGTGCACGGCCAGCTGGGTCATCAGCGAGTCCATCGCGATGGTGCCGGAGTGGTTGGCCACGACCAGCGCGCCGCCGGTGTGCGGGATGTTCTCGATGCCGCGCACCTCGACCCGGAACCAGCTGCGGTACAACGGTCGCAGCGCGGGCAGCACCGCCTCGGTCAGGTCGGCGTCGAAGCCGAACTCGTCGACCACGTAGTCACCGGACAGCCGGCGCCGCAGGAAGGCCAGGGCGTGCGCGACGTGCTGGTCGACGTCCGCGACGCCGGCCCGGCGTCCCTCGGTGACCAGCGCCTCGACGATCGCCCCCACCGCGTGCTGCAGCAGGGTCGCCGGGTTGAGGGCTCCCCCGTGCGTGGGCTGGTCGCCCGGCGGGATGACCTCGGGCACCGGCGGTGGCGCCGAGTCCGCGATCAGCGGGGTGCCGCGGCGCTTGGCCCGCTCCCCGGAGGCGCGTCGGGCACCCGCCGCGAGCACGTCCGCGCCCTTGCCCGTGGGCTTCGGTGCGGGCTTCGACAGGGGCATCGCCGCGGGCTTCGCGCCGCCCTTGGCGCGCCCGCGGTCCAGCGGGATCACCCGCCCGTCCTGCTCCGAGCTCATGCCTCGCTCACCTGCCGGTCCACCCACTGCTCGGCGGCGCGCGTCGCGTCGACCAGCCGCGGCACCAGAGCGGCGCGCGGCCCGCGCCGGGCGTCCACGAACGACTGGAACGCCTCGAGGGTCGTGTGTCGCGGCTCGAAGCCCAGCACCTCGCGCATCCGGGTGGTGTCCAGCCCGCGTCCGTGCGCCAGCTGGTTCATCTGCTCGGGCGAGAAGTCCGCGAGCCGCGAGCGGCGCACGACCTGGCCGACCCAGCCGGTGGCCTGCATCGGCACCGGGACGGTCACCCGGCCGGCCAGCCTGGCGGCCTGGGAGACCGTGATCACGCCGTCGCCGGCAACGTTCACCAGCCCAGCGCCCTCGGGGCGGACCGTGGCGACCGCGAGGGCGTCCAGCGCGTCGTCCTCGTGGACGAACTGCAGACGGGCGTCGAAGCCGAGCACCGTCGGGACCACCGGCAGCGAGAAGTAGTCGGTCATCGTGGTCGAGATGCCGGGGCCGATGATGTTCGCGAAGCGCAGCACGGACACCTCGACGTCGGCCCGGCGGCGGGAGAAGCCGCGCACGTAGCCCTCGACCTCGACCGAGTCCTTGCCGAAGCCGGCCCGCGGCAGCGCCTTGGGGCCCATGTCCTCGCTGAACATGGCCGGGTCGCGGGGCGAGGAGCCGTAGACCGCGGCGCTGCTCTTGACCACGAGCCGCTGCACGCTCGGCGCCTTCTGGCAGGCGGCGAGCAGCTGCATCGTGCCGATGACGTTGATCTCCTTCATGGAGACCCGTCCGCCGGCGGAGACCGGCGTGGCGATGACGTTGAGGTGCGCGACCGTGTCGACGCCCGCCTGGGCGATCACCTTGGCGATGATCGGGTTGCGGATGTCGGCCCGGACGAACTCCGCGTCGCCGATGGAGTGCGGTGGGGGGACGACGTCCACCCCGATCACCCGGTCGATGCCCGGGTGATCGGTCAGCAGGCGCGCGAAGCGGCCGCCCAGGTACCGGGACACCCCGGTGACCAGCACGACCTGCCCCACGTGTCACCGTCCTCGCTCGACTGCGTCCTCGACTGCCTGCTTCGACTGCGCGTGCTCGGCTCCAGTATGCGGACGGCCCCCGACCGATGGTCCGGGGGCCGCTTCGCTCACTTCTTGTTGCGACGCTGGTGACGCGTCTTGCGCAGCAGCTTGCGGTGCTTCTTCTTCGCCATCCGCTTGCGGCGCTTCTTGATGACCGAGCCCATGGAATACCTCGTTCAGTGTCTGTCGGACGGTGCCTGGTCGCCGGAGCCACTGGCAGCCACCGACCGAATCCCGGCCATCCTACCGCCCGTTGGGGGTAGGTCGGGACGGCGGACGGCCGCCCCCGTCGGGAGCGGCCGTCCGGAGCCCTTGGATCAGGCGGTCTCGATGTACGACGTCTGCAGGTAGTCGTGCACGGCCTGCTCCGGCACGCGGAACGAGCGACCGACCCGGACGGCGGGCAGGTCACCCGCGTGCACCAGGCGGTACACGGTCATCTTCGAGACGCGCATGATCTCCGCCACCTCGGCGACGGTCAGGAACCGCACCTCGGCGAGCTTGTTGTCCTTCGGCATGTGTCCACCGGTCCTCAGGCATGACGCGCGGCACCGGCTTCCCCACCGGTGTCCGATTGCGTGCGTGTTCACGATAGGGGCAGGAGTGACTCGTGGGGAAGACCTAGATCAACATTCACCCGTCTGGTCAAGCACCGCCGCCTTCGGCGTGTCGCGCCGCGCGCCGTCCCTCCCCACTTGTGCCCTTTTGCGCGGACGAGGTCAGTCGAACCAGGCGTCCAGGCCGTACAGCGGGAAGACCGCCTTGCGGGTGGCCATGATGGCCCGGTCCACGCCGTCCTCCGGGTCGTAGCCGACCTCCCAGGAGCGCCACCACGGGTCCCGGCCGTCGCCCATGTGGGCCGGACCGGGCCGGCCGAGCCGGGTGCGGACGTGCTCCAGCCAGTCCGCCGGGACCTCCCGGGACGTCGGCACCGGGGTGTGCGCGGCGATGCCCACCAGGTGCGCCCAGGAGCGCGGGACGACGTCCACCACCTCGTACCCGCCTCCACCGAGGGCCAGCCAGCGCCCGCCGGCCGCCTCGTGGGCCAGGTCGTGCAGGCTCTGCTGCGCGGCGCGCTGGGCGTCCACCGAGACCGCCAGGTGGGCCAGCGGGTCGAGGAAGTGGCTGTCGCAGCCGTGCTGGGTCACCAGGACGTCCGGCTCGAAGGCTCGCACGAGCTGCGGGACGACGGCGTGCAGCGCGCGCAGCCAGCCGGCGTCCGACGTCCCCGGCGGCAGGGCCACGTTGACCGCGCTGCCCTGCGCCCGGGCGCCACCGAGCTCCTCGGCGAAGCCGGTGCCGGGGAAGAGCACCCGCCCGCTCTCGTGCACCGAGATGGTGAGCACCCGCGGGTCGTCCCAGAAGATCCGCTCCACGCCGTCCCCGTGGTGCACGTCGACGTCCACGTACGCGACCTTCTGCGCGCCGAGGTCGAGCAGCCGCTGGATCCCCGCGGCCGCGTCGTTGTAGACGCAGAAGCCGCTGGCCCGGTCGCGCATCGCGTGGTGCAGGCCGCCGCAGAAGTTCACCGCGTGCTCGACCTCGCCGTCCCACACCCCCGTCGCCAGGTCGACGCTGCCCTGCACGACGCGGGCGCTCGCCTCGTGCATGCCGACGAAGGCCGGGTCGTCGTCCGTGCCGAGCCCGCGGGACGGGTCGGCGGACGACGGGTCGAGCGAGGCGGCCTTCACCGCGGCGACGTAGTCCAGGTCGTGCACGGTGGCCAGCAGCGCGTCGTCCGCGGGCTCGGCGCCGACCACCTCGACCCGGCTCGCGTCGTCGAACAGGCCGAGCGCCCGGCACAACCGGGCCGTCAGGTCGAGCCGTAGCGGGTCCATCGGGTGGGCGGCACCGAAGTCGTACTTCGTGAACGAGTCGTCCCAGAGCACGCGCAGCTGCCTCGCCATGCCGCAGACGCTACCCGGCGCGGTGCGCTCGTGCCGGACGCGCCGGAGCGGCACCATATGGGCAGAGCAGTCGGCGAGCAGGGGGGACGTGATGGCGACCAGCCGGGCGGTCCCTTCGGTCACCCGCCGCCTGGGCGGTCCGACCGCGCTCGTGCGGACCTGGATCGACAACGCCGCCCGGCAGTCGCCGGCCCGCCTGGCGCTGGCCGTCTTCGCCCTGGTCATCCTTCTGGTCACGGCGCTGCTGTCACTGCCGGTGGCGACGTCGTCCGGGCAGCGGGCGCCGTTCGTCGACGCGCTGTTCACCGCGGCGTCCGCGGTGTGCGTCACCGGGCTGACCGTGGTGGACACGGCCACGTACTGGTCCGGCACCGGGCAGGTCGTGATCATGTGCGCGATCAAGGTCGGTGGCCTCGGCATCATCACCCTGGCGTCGCTGCTGGGTCTGGCCGTGGCCCGCCGGCTCGGCCTGCGCCAGCGGCTGATCGCCGCCAGCGAGACCAAGGCCCTGCGACTCTCGGACGTCAGCGGGCTGCTGCGCGCCGTCATCATCAGCTCCACCGCGATCGAGCTGACCATCGCGCTGGTCCTGCTGCCCAGCTTCCTGGCCGAGGGCGAGGGGACCGGCACCGCGCTCTACCACTCCCTCTTCTACGGGATCAGCGCGTTCAACAACGCCGGCTTCTCCGTGCACACCGGCGGCGTGGAGCACTGGGCCGGCAACCCCTTCGTGCTCGGGCCCATCGCGATCGGCGTGTTCCTGGGCAGCCTGGGCTTTCCGGTGATGCTCACCGTGGCCACCAACCTGCGGCGGCGCGACGGGGTGCGGCGCGGCCGCCGCGGCTGGAACCTGCACACCAAGCTGACCGTCGTCACCACCTGCCTGGTGCTCGGGGTCGCGGTCGTCGGGTTCGCCGCGTTCGAGTGGACGAACCCCGGCACGCTCGGCGGGATGAGCCTGGGCGACCGGGTGCTGAACTCCGTGTTCGCCGGGGTCATGCCGCGCTCGGGCGGCTTCTCCGCCGTCCCGGTGAACGAGATGCGGGAGTCGACCTGGGCGTTCCAGGACGTGCTGATGTTCATCGGCGGGGGCAGCGCGTCGACCGCCGGAGGGATCAAGGTCACGACGCTGGCGGTGCTGGTGCTCGCGACGGTCGCCGAGGCGCGCGGCGACCGGGACGTCGAGGCGTTCGGACGCCGGATCCCGCCGGGCAGTCTGCGGCTGGCCGTGACCGTGCTGCTGGCCGGGTCCACGCTGGTCCTGGGCTTCAGCCTGGCGCTGCTGGCGATGACCGGGCGCTCGCTGGACGTCGTCCTGTTCGAGGTCGTGTCGGCGTTCGGCACCTGCGGCCTCTCGACCGGGCTGAGCGCCGAGCTGCCGGATGCCGGGAAGTACCTGCTGACCGCCCTGATGTTCGCCGGGCGCACCGGCACCATGACCCTGGCGGCGGCGCTCGCCCTGCGCGACCGCCGCCGCGTCGTCCGGCTACCGGAAGAGAGGCCCGTCGTTGGCTAGCAAGGAACCCACAGGTAAGGCGGTGCTCGTCGTCGGCCTCGGCCGCTTCGGCAGCTCGATCGCCGAGGCGCTGGACCGAATGGGCCACGAGGTGCTGGCCGTCGACAAGGACCCGGCGATCGTGCAGGAGTGGTCCGGCCGGCTGACGCACGTCATCGAGGCGGACTCGGCGACGGAGGAGGCGCTGCGCCAGGTCGGCGCGGCCGACTTCACGATCGCGGTGGTCGGGATCGGCACGTCCATCGAGTCGTCGGTGCTCACCACGGTCACGTTGTCCGACCTCGGCATCAAGCAGATCTGGGCCAAGGCGATCACGCCGGCGCACGGCAAGATCCTGGAGCGGATCGGGGCGACCAAGGTGGTCTACCCCGAGCGGGACGCCGGCGAGCGGGTCGCGCACCTGGTGTCGGGAAAGATGATGGACTTCATCGAGTTCGACGACGGGTTCGCGATCGTCAAGATGGCCCCGCCCCAGGAGACCCGCGGCTTCACGCTCGCCGAGTCCCAGATCCGGGCGAAGTACGGGGTCACCGTGGTCGGCGTGAAGTCACCGAACCGGGACTTCACCTACGCGGTTCCGACCACCAAGATCAGCCCGCACGACCTGCTGATCGTCAGCGGCCAGACGAGCCTGATCGAGCGGTTCGCCGCCCGCCCCTGACCCAGGCAAACCCACGCTTCCGCCACTCAGTCCGGTTTCCGTCACTGCGTCCGGCGCCGGACGCCGAATACCGGCTTGGGTGGCGGAAACCGGCTTGGGTGGCGGAAGCGTGGGGTCCGGGTGGGGGGGCGGGTCAGAGGGTCGTGGTCGGGACCCAGCCGGGGTCGTCGCCGAGCGGCAGGACCATGGCCAGCTCCTCGACGTCCGCGTCGTTCGTCATCGCACGCCGCTCGTCGGCCGGGCGGAAGCCGGCGCTGCTGAAGAAGGCGACGGCGCGGCCGTTGTCCGTCGACACCCAGAGCTTCAGGGCCCGCTGGCCCTCGCGGCGCGCGTGCTCGCCCGCGGCCTGGGTGAGCTGCCAGGCCACGCCCTTGCCGCGGAAGCCGGGCACGACCCACATCCCGAACAGCTCGGCGACGTCGTGCTCGCGGGCCTGCCCGACGGACACGATGCCCACGGCCTCCTCGTCCGACTCGGCCACCAGCCGCGCCGACCGCCCCATCCGCAGGCGCCAGAAGGCCTCGTCGTACGCCTGCTCGTCCTCGTAGCTCGAGGCGAAGGCATCGGGTGCGTCCTGCAGCGCCGCCAGCCTCAGCCCGCGGTAGGTGTTCCAGTCGTCGCCGTCGAGCGCGCGCACCGTGACCTCACTCATGCACGTAGCGTGGCAGATCCGCCCGGGTTTGCGCCGCCTGGGTGGTCCCGAATGCGCGGACGGGTGATCTCCGCAGGTCCCTCTCGCCCTTGCCGATGCAATCAACAGAGGACGACCAGAGGCACGAGGAGTGATATCGGTGGCGTCGGTAGGTGAGGTGAGCCCAGGCACGGTCGTGCTGCGTCCGCAGTTCGGCCCGTACATGAGCATCGCCCTCGCCGCGCACGCCCGGTACCTGGACGGCGACTCCGCCGGCGCGCTGCGCGACGCGGGTGCCGCGATGATCTTGGTCCAGGGCGCCGGCGACCACCTCAGCCAGCGGTTCCTGCAGTACACGCTGTGCTCGGCGCTGCGCGAGCAGGGCCGGCACGAGGAGGTCGTGGACCGCGCCGTCCAGCTGCTGGAGCAGGTTGGGGACGACGACCCGGTCTGGCGGGCCAAGGCGCTGGCCGTGCAGGCGCACGCCCTGGCCTCGCTCAGCCGCTCCGCCCAGGCCATGGACGCGGTCAGCGAGGCCGAGCACCTGCTCGAGGTGCACGACGCCCCGACCTACAACCACATGTCGGCCACCCTGGCGCTGGCCATCGCGCTGCAGCCGTTGCGCAGCTTCGAGCTCGCACTCACCCAGCTCGAGGCGATCCTGCCGCTGCACCCCGGGTACGGCACGTACATCGCGAGCGAGCTGTCCCTGGTCGAGGCGCACTGGGCGGCCACGCTGGACCTCGCCGGCCTGCACGACGAGGCCACCGTGCACTACCGCGCCTGCCAGTCGCAGGCGCTGCGCACCCGCCGCGCCGCCGAGGACGAGCAGGACGCCGAGTTCGGCCTGCTGCGCGCCGACGTGTACGAGGCGTTCGTGCTGGCCCGCCTCGGCGAGCACGACCGGGCCCGGGCCATGCTGCTGCCGATCTCCGACGAGGACCTGCGGGCCGACTACCCCGAGCACGACCTCGCCTACCTGACCATCGGCCGGATCGCGATGGCGCACGGCTTCCCGGACCGCGCCCGCAAGCACTTCCAGCGGGTCGTCGACACCGCCGAGCGCACCGGCCGGGAC
This genomic interval carries:
- a CDS encoding GGDEF domain-containing protein, which translates into the protein MSPGTVVLRPQFGPYMSIALAAHARYLDGDSAGALRDAGAAMILVQGAGDHLSQRFLQYTLCSALREQGRHEEVVDRAVQLLEQVGDDDPVWRAKALAVQAHALASLSRSAQAMDAVSEAEHLLEVHDAPTYNHMSATLALAIALQPLRSFELALTQLEAILPLHPGYGTYIASELSLVEAHWAATLDLAGLHDEATVHYRACQSQALRTRRAAEDEQDAEFGLLRADVYEAFVLARLGEHDRARAMLLPISDEDLRADYPEHDLAYLTIGRIAMAHGFPDRARKHFQRVVDTAERTGRDLWRSVALDALAEVEVAVHGPHPAHDWFRAQVLTLHQAAVHEASTRGRELRERALVRQLRATSDEMSRAALIDPLTGLGNRRALTDWMADADPTRGAVFVDVDHFKTVNDTFSHEVGDQVLRSLGGILADCTRGDDLVARYGGDEFVVLCTGGAVGAQAVAERLHRAVREHDWTTLADALRVTVSIGVASSISGGDALGAADSALFEAKRAGRDQIAVAV
- a CDS encoding GNAT family N-acetyltransferase — translated: MSEVTVRALDGDDWNTYRGLRLAALQDAPDAFASSYEDEQAYDEAFWRLRMGRSARLVAESDEEAVGIVSVGQAREHDVAELFGMWVVPGFRGKGVAWQLTQAAGEHARREGQRALKLWVSTDNGRAVAFFSSAGFRPADERRAMTNDADVEELAMVLPLGDDPGWVPTTTL
- a CDS encoding TrkA family potassium uptake protein; its protein translation is MLVVGLGRFGSSIAEALDRMGHEVLAVDKDPAIVQEWSGRLTHVIEADSATEEALRQVGAADFTIAVVGIGTSIESSVLTTVTLSDLGIKQIWAKAITPAHGKILERIGATKVVYPERDAGERVAHLVSGKMMDFIEFDDGFAIVKMAPPQETRGFTLAESQIRAKYGVTVVGVKSPNRDFTYAVPTTKISPHDLLIVSGQTSLIERFAARP